A single region of the Mycobacterium lentiflavum genome encodes:
- a CDS encoding nuclear transport factor 2 family protein produces MRAATAQVVLDTADQLFASIVNGDKAAVDRLWSDDIAVWRVGASRDPSRTDDKTRALKVIDWFIGTTTQRRYEILDRRLFDDGSISGFVQQHVLHATGHAGQSISMRVCIVIRVGTNGLIDRIDEYFDPAEIAPLMK; encoded by the coding sequence ATGCGCGCTGCAACTGCGCAGGTCGTCCTCGACACGGCCGACCAGCTGTTCGCATCGATCGTCAACGGCGACAAGGCCGCGGTCGACCGGCTGTGGAGCGACGACATCGCGGTCTGGCGGGTGGGCGCCAGCCGGGACCCCTCCAGAACGGACGACAAGACCCGCGCGCTCAAAGTCATCGACTGGTTCATCGGTACGACCACGCAGCGTCGCTACGAGATCCTCGATCGCCGGCTCTTCGACGACGGATCGATCAGCGGCTTCGTCCAGCAGCATGTCCTGCACGCCACCGGCCATGCCGGCCAATCGATCTCCATGCGCGTTTGCATCGTGATCAGGGTGGGCACAAATGGTCTGATCGACCGGATCGACGAGTATTTCGACCCCGCCGAGATTGCGCCGCTGATGAAGTGA
- a CDS encoding Rv3143 family two-component system response regulator, whose protein sequence is MPDATIALRILVYSDNPNTRDKVKRALGKRLHPDLPELNYVEVATGPMVIRTMDEGGIDLAILDGEATPTGGMGIAKQLKDELETCPPILVLTGRRDDAWLATWSRAEAAVPHPIDPIVLGRTVLGLLRAPAI, encoded by the coding sequence GTGCCCGACGCCACCATCGCTCTGCGGATACTCGTCTACAGCGACAACCCCAACACCCGCGACAAAGTGAAGCGGGCACTGGGCAAGCGACTGCACCCGGATCTGCCGGAGTTGAACTACGTCGAGGTGGCCACCGGCCCGATGGTGATCCGCACCATGGACGAGGGCGGCATCGACCTGGCCATCCTCGATGGCGAAGCGACACCGACCGGCGGCATGGGCATCGCCAAACAGCTCAAGGACGAACTCGAAACCTGCCCGCCGATCCTGGTGCTCACCGGCCGCCGTGACGATGCGTGGCTCGCGACGTGGTCGCGCGCCGAGGCCGCGGTGCCGCATCCGATCGACCCGATCGTGCTGGGTCGCACCGTGCTCGGGTTGCTGCGCGCTCCCGCGATCTAG
- a CDS encoding NADH-quinone oxidoreductase subunit A, producing MNVYIPILVLGGIAAAFAVGSVVIASLAGPSRYNKSKMAAYECGIEPTETSVSGPHATPGQRFPVKYYLTAMLFIVFDIEIVFLYPWAVSYDALGMFALVEMVVFMLTVFVAYAYVWRRGGLTWD from the coding sequence TTGAACGTCTACATACCCATCCTGGTGCTAGGCGGAATCGCCGCCGCCTTTGCTGTGGGCTCGGTGGTGATCGCGAGCCTGGCCGGCCCGTCGCGCTACAACAAGTCGAAGATGGCGGCCTACGAATGTGGAATCGAGCCGACCGAAACGTCGGTGAGTGGGCCGCATGCGACGCCCGGGCAGCGGTTTCCGGTGAAGTACTACCTGACCGCGATGCTGTTCATCGTCTTCGACATCGAAATCGTGTTCCTGTACCCGTGGGCGGTCAGCTACGACGCACTGGGAATGTTTGCTCTGGTCGAGATGGTGGTGTTCATGCTCACCGTCTTCGTGGCCTACGCCTACGTGTGGCGCCGCGGCGGCCTGACATGGGATTGA
- a CDS encoding YceI family protein, protein MTTLETLLNDPDLAGVWNIVPDRSAVTFKIRNMWGLLNVKGRFTEFTGAGQLTGKGSVFGRLDIHTASVHTGIGRRDEHLRSADFFDVERFPEISVVVTAVHPTEGKAANLRASFTIKGISAPVPLPVTITDAGDGSIQISGETRIDRSQFDIGWNKFGMIAPMAKAAAQAVFVRSGQ, encoded by the coding sequence ATGACGACGCTGGAAACACTGCTGAACGATCCCGACCTGGCCGGGGTGTGGAACATCGTTCCCGACCGGTCGGCCGTCACCTTCAAGATCAGAAACATGTGGGGCCTGCTGAACGTCAAGGGCCGTTTCACCGAGTTCACCGGCGCCGGACAACTCACCGGCAAGGGCTCGGTCTTCGGCCGCCTCGACATCCATACCGCGTCGGTGCATACCGGCATCGGCCGTCGCGACGAGCATCTGCGCTCGGCCGATTTCTTCGATGTCGAGCGGTTTCCCGAGATCAGCGTCGTCGTCACGGCGGTTCACCCGACCGAGGGCAAGGCCGCGAACCTGCGGGCCAGCTTCACGATCAAGGGGATCAGCGCGCCGGTACCGCTGCCGGTCACCATCACCGACGCCGGCGACGGCTCGATCCAAATCTCCGGCGAAACCAGGATCGATCGATCCCAGTTCGACATCGGGTGGAACAAGTTCGGCATGATCGCGCCGATGGCCAAGGCGGCGGCACAGGCCGTTTTCGTGCGGTCTGGCCAATAA